One part of the Hyalangium ruber genome encodes these proteins:
- a CDS encoding helix-turn-helix transcriptional regulator, with protein sequence MARFFHHALLLQARLDLNLTQEQAASAVGVDVRTYRRYESGAVNDARGGFSVRHPTRRRMLERLAAEFGLAEEDLLVEALPPGAPAPPEASGPSSEEPEQGLRPHFAHTLQRARHFVGRGEVLAFLSAWAAADAPAERVVTLVALGGTGKTAVAERLVASLGEGPRPGGTFVWSFYEDPRIEGFLSRALRYFAREEEVAPGERLERLQDVLGGGPPHLLVLDGLEVVQSDGGDGRSRGELLDPSLRRLLVALARGLGGARALMTSRFPVADLGAWEGNGLRTLALAPLSEDEGVDLLRLWGLRGGGGALRELSASTGGHALSVSMIGSYVGGFLGGDARRFEEVPLAEAARDDALARRLQAVLSAYARALPEQERDLLARLCVLGGGVDPEALQAIAQAGGALAGSLAGMGWPELRRTLARLERLGLVFAAREGQARYSTHPFLRDYFKSLLGVAPERIHTLERERLAARLDTRLHEPPRESARLDDYEALLLHTLRSGHAHEAYAIYARSLGGFTHLGLRLGDMSRGARVTAIFAPEGDPRRLSEALGESTRKELVYDWGLYMGALGQLDFAVRCYEASVALSERTQDAAGIVTGLRTLGYTERLRGRLTSARRLLERSVEVAGEYQARSHIARSAALLGLVLHELGEAEAADMHFSQARTLDGTPMARRALWQAEHDLALGRRERARAATRKNLRVCEHLGWHGHVAHCHTVLGLIAVEDDVAAAGEHLVQARVWARASNEVEMLLRCHELAARLALAEGRPEQARREAEEGLSLATACGFGLFRSRLACLVARSVLAREPQGGVDVALAALEATVSEDAWGQAEALELAEKALEATGQQARARELRAARAPRAR encoded by the coding sequence GTGGCTCGCTTCTTCCACCATGCCCTGCTGCTCCAGGCCCGCCTGGACCTGAACCTGACCCAGGAGCAGGCTGCTTCAGCGGTAGGGGTGGATGTGCGCACCTACCGCCGGTACGAGTCCGGCGCCGTCAACGATGCGCGCGGGGGCTTCTCGGTCCGTCACCCCACGCGCCGGCGCATGCTCGAACGGCTCGCCGCGGAGTTCGGCCTGGCCGAGGAGGACCTGCTCGTCGAGGCCCTTCCGCCTGGCGCTCCCGCGCCGCCCGAGGCCTCCGGGCCCTCTTCGGAGGAGCCGGAGCAGGGGCTTCGTCCCCACTTCGCCCACACCCTCCAGCGGGCGCGCCACTTCGTGGGTCGTGGCGAGGTGCTTGCGTTCCTGTCGGCCTGGGCCGCGGCGGACGCACCAGCGGAGCGGGTGGTGACCCTGGTGGCGCTCGGCGGCACGGGGAAGACGGCGGTGGCGGAGCGGCTCGTGGCCAGCCTGGGGGAAGGGCCACGGCCGGGAGGAACCTTCGTCTGGAGCTTCTATGAGGACCCGCGCATCGAAGGCTTCCTCTCGCGGGCCCTGCGCTACTTCGCGCGGGAGGAAGAGGTCGCGCCGGGCGAGCGCCTCGAGCGACTCCAGGACGTGCTCGGAGGAGGGCCGCCGCACCTGCTCGTGCTGGATGGGCTGGAGGTGGTGCAGTCCGACGGCGGAGACGGGCGCTCGCGGGGCGAACTGCTGGACCCGTCCCTGCGGCGGTTGCTCGTGGCGCTCGCACGAGGGCTTGGGGGCGCGCGGGCGCTAATGACCTCGCGCTTTCCGGTGGCCGATCTCGGCGCCTGGGAGGGCAATGGCCTTCGGACCCTGGCGCTCGCGCCGCTCTCCGAGGACGAGGGGGTGGACCTGTTGCGCCTCTGGGGCCTGCGCGGCGGCGGCGGCGCCCTGCGCGAGCTCTCCGCGAGCACGGGCGGGCACGCCCTCTCCGTGTCGATGATTGGCTCCTACGTGGGGGGCTTCCTGGGTGGGGACGCGCGGCGCTTCGAGGAGGTGCCGCTCGCCGAGGCCGCGCGCGACGACGCCCTGGCACGCCGGCTCCAGGCAGTGCTCTCGGCCTACGCGCGGGCGCTGCCCGAGCAGGAGCGCGATCTGCTCGCTCGCCTTTGCGTGCTTGGAGGAGGGGTGGATCCGGAAGCCCTTCAGGCCATCGCCCAGGCTGGAGGCGCCCTGGCCGGCAGCCTCGCGGGGATGGGGTGGCCAGAGCTGCGGCGCACCCTGGCGCGGCTGGAGCGGCTCGGCCTCGTCTTCGCCGCGCGCGAGGGGCAGGCGCGCTACTCCACCCACCCCTTCCTGCGGGACTACTTCAAGTCGCTGCTCGGCGTCGCACCCGAGCGTATCCACACCCTGGAGCGCGAGCGCCTCGCCGCCCGGCTCGACACCCGCCTGCACGAGCCACCCCGGGAGAGCGCGCGGTTGGATGACTACGAGGCGCTGCTGCTGCACACGCTGCGCTCGGGGCATGCGCACGAGGCCTACGCGATTTATGCCCGAAGCCTGGGCGGCTTCACGCACCTGGGCCTACGGCTGGGAGACATGAGCCGGGGCGCACGCGTGACGGCGATCTTCGCGCCGGAGGGAGACCCCCGGCGGCTGTCCGAGGCGCTGGGCGAGAGCACTCGCAAGGAGCTGGTCTATGACTGGGGCCTCTACATGGGGGCGCTGGGCCAGCTGGACTTCGCGGTGCGCTGCTATGAGGCGTCGGTAGCGCTGTCCGAGCGCACGCAGGATGCGGCGGGGATCGTCACGGGGCTGCGGACGCTGGGCTACACGGAGCGGCTGCGCGGCCGGCTCACGAGCGCGCGGCGGCTGCTCGAGCGCTCGGTGGAGGTGGCGGGGGAGTACCAGGCGCGCTCCCACATCGCGCGGTCCGCCGCGCTGCTGGGCCTGGTGCTGCATGAGCTGGGCGAGGCCGAGGCGGCGGACATGCACTTCAGCCAGGCTCGCACGCTGGACGGGACGCCCATGGCCCGCCGCGCGCTGTGGCAGGCGGAGCATGACCTGGCCCTGGGCCGTCGCGAGCGAGCGCGCGCGGCGACGCGGAAGAACCTGAGGGTGTGCGAGCACCTGGGCTGGCATGGCCATGTGGCGCACTGCCACACCGTGTTGGGGCTCATCGCGGTGGAGGACGACGTGGCGGCGGCGGGCGAGCACCTCGTCCAGGCTCGGGTGTGGGCTCGCGCCTCCAACGAGGTGGAGATGCTGCTGCGCTGCCACGAGCTGGCGGCCCGGCTCGCACTCGCGGAGGGGCGGCCGGAGCAGGCGCGGCGCGAGGCGGAGGAGGGCCTGTCGCTGGCCACGGCCTGCGGGTTCGGCCTGTTCCGGAGCCGGCTGGCGTGCCTGGTGGCGCGGAGCGTGCTGGCCCGCGAGCCCCAAGGCGGCGTGGACGTGGCGCTCGCGGCGCTGGAGGCCACCGTCAGCGAGGATGCGTGGGGGCAAGCGGAGGCGCTGGAGCTCGCGGAGAAGGCGCTGGAGGCCACGGGACAGCAGGCGCGGGCCCGTGAGCTGCGCGCTGCCCGCGCCCCGAGGGCTCGGTGA
- a CDS encoding 2OG-Fe(II) oxygenase, producing MNLTDTTQTAMPLPQRTVLEEDESIVTVSNFLSPEECEEYIRLTLATGYEEAPITTFRGFVMRPDIRNNTRVIRDDRELADRLWERMQGWVPTTHRRIGSWHPHNLNERFRFYRYTGGQYFKWHSDGPFIRSQQEVSLFTAMVYLNEDFEGGTTDFQFGPTVTPRRGMLLLFEHSLVHQGAPVRSGCKYVLRTDVMFRP from the coding sequence ATGAACCTCACCGACACGACGCAGACCGCGATGCCCCTGCCCCAGCGGACGGTGCTGGAGGAGGATGAGTCCATCGTCACCGTCTCGAACTTCCTGTCCCCGGAGGAGTGCGAGGAGTACATCCGGCTGACGCTGGCCACGGGCTACGAGGAGGCGCCCATCACCACCTTCCGGGGCTTCGTGATGCGGCCCGACATCCGCAACAACACCCGGGTGATCAGGGACGACCGGGAGCTGGCGGACCGGCTCTGGGAGCGGATGCAGGGCTGGGTGCCCACCACGCACCGGCGCATCGGCTCCTGGCATCCGCATAACCTCAACGAGCGCTTCCGCTTCTACCGCTACACCGGAGGCCAGTACTTCAAGTGGCACAGCGATGGCCCCTTCATCCGCTCGCAGCAGGAGGTGAGCCTGTTCACGGCGATGGTGTACCTCAACGAGGACTTCGAGGGCGGGACGACGGACTTCCAGTTCGGGCCGACCGTCACCCCGCGCCGGGGCATGCTGCTGCTGTTCGAGCACTCGCTGGTACACCAGGGCGCGCCGGTGCGCAGCGGATGCAAGTACGTGCTGCGCACGGACGTGATGTTCCGGCCCTGA